The proteins below come from a single bacterium genomic window:
- a CDS encoding TIGR01212 family radical SAM protein (This family includes YhcC from E. coli K-12, an uncharacterized radical SAM protein.), with amino-acid sequence MNEQKRYNSFARFLLQRYGERVSKISVDAGWTCPNRDGRCGTDGCLFCRVDSFSRMQSLQRIPVPQQVERGVQRGREKGVNKFIVYFQASTNTYAPVEVLRPVFLQAASVPGVVGVSMATRPDCLGEDLMPLLTELAERVDVWVEVGLQSVHDRTLHLVRRGHTYADFESAVQRLAHWPVRVCVHLMLGLPGEDHAMMMETADRLAQLPVHELKLHPMLVLKDTAAEQLYREGAYRALELDEYVEILIDFLQRTPADRVLQRVTAEAPAEMLIAPLWPLHKARVYRALQQAMERRDACQGRLCV; translated from the coding sequence AACGATATAATTCTTTTGCGCGTTTTTTATTGCAGCGCTATGGCGAGCGGGTGAGCAAAATATCCGTAGATGCCGGATGGACCTGTCCCAACCGTGACGGCCGCTGCGGCACCGACGGATGTCTGTTCTGCCGGGTCGACAGTTTTTCCAGGATGCAGTCTCTGCAGCGCATTCCGGTGCCGCAACAGGTGGAAAGGGGCGTGCAGCGTGGCCGGGAAAAAGGGGTGAACAAATTTATCGTTTATTTTCAAGCTTCCACCAACACCTATGCGCCGGTCGAGGTTCTGCGGCCGGTGTTTTTGCAGGCTGCGTCGGTTCCCGGCGTAGTCGGGGTGTCCATGGCTACCCGGCCTGATTGTCTCGGCGAAGATCTGATGCCGCTGTTGACGGAACTGGCAGAAAGAGTGGATGTCTGGGTCGAAGTGGGGCTGCAGAGCGTGCATGATCGTACGCTGCATCTGGTACGGCGCGGTCATACCTACGCCGATTTCGAATCGGCGGTGCAGCGGCTGGCGCATTGGCCCGTGAGGGTGTGCGTCCATCTGATGCTGGGATTGCCCGGCGAGGATCATGCGATGATGATGGAAACCGCGGACCGGTTGGCGCAGCTGCCGGTCCATGAACTCAAACTGCACCCCATGCTGGTGTTGAAGGACACAGCGGCGGAGCAACTCTATCGCGAGGGAGCCTACCGGGCGCTCGAGTTGGACGAGTATGTAGAGATTTTAATCGATTTTTTGCAAAGAACCCCGGCGGATCGGGTGCTGCAACGTGTGACTGCTGAAGCGCCGGCGGAGATGCTGATCGCACCGCTGTGGCCGTTGCACAAAGCCAGGGTGTACCGCGCGCTGCAGCAGGCGATGGAGCGCCGCGATGCTTGCCAAGGCCGGCTGTGCGTCTAG